A region of Salmo salar chromosome ssa17, Ssal_v3.1, whole genome shotgun sequence DNA encodes the following proteins:
- the golgb1 gene encoding golgin subfamily B member 1 isoform X3, translating into MLSRLSQGFTNVLQELSGDEPPNGAPQDMLVPQLPPGDAPGAPEESGPGVEEEPLEMLAHLEQLTVHLKEVVRDKDSQLATFETQLKSERETAEARFTKLKLQAKTKMAALNKQIADLKGQEGATSSPDSSFTSSAPAVEEELQELRKQLSEVSTSAKNLQERLQMSEQALCEKEAVHTEQVRVLQAVVCEKDVRFQEQIQKHEDELLRVTVQRQNEAELQQALRAAQRRCEEQEEAMRSRCQVLEILQGELNNADQQKQILTAQFRQMEQELAEAGRQREEERQQWAGWSSQAQAELVALRANLEASERDRAAQLANLETSERDRSTQMEELTVKLEWAAREREEVTNREVARLEKELAALREEHGEGQRAGEALAELLTGLRSLAGEGAEEDSSVPTDPALCLGTLQTLEARLKRLRVEQRESEERCTQVTHSMETLQEQLDKRTAEGEEAVARIQQLEQQIGMAARESLVQCVTDPSVEEVTDAEKAQILALEQQLLEKDHELTALRESLVLAKEQGSNDAFKVSADQILDQSEDTAMAPCDSPTVLPDLLEDTREEDTTLVAEDCAILSVAADNESSPELIEPQSDSPGESKGASSDEMVTSSDSEVAHSSWTLLEAVNQDEGQQSPPILQGFGQLQMQSWEENSSEQETSTVQVESSSVIIRETVQVHLSQQGATLSDFAPGQVFAQALADELQNRYSELMAELQRLREAASESQERTQGLEEEIRSLAAAKDEAESQAQRFEEELQSARSEMDTVAQHSGSELERQSMEMHLLEEQLASLQTEGHSKEQKIQALQADLDEAQHSLSEQEGQARMLSAQLEEWEITTSELEQKLQDMEARLLEFSQARDMAKAVLSERDTEINELLLRITQKEQEMMELSNGMSAKLLQTSEEKFLMSTEVKKLKEQIIELENAGEKEKATGESHVEDGDELTSLRKDKEDLTTQVATIKKRLQAALVQRKELMKKVAEFEKDADQRKGQVGKATEEAPASVPALEKDRKQEVMAIETTFEEFRQALKSKEEAMEVLEQKISQQDQVLEETLEMNRRLSEGAEQTPEADTSAEITGLQSQVASLESDCETLQKKLQEAQDSCKDTICKAKEKDRHHREQLKQQKEEYNGLLERLEEQVGERDGLLTRLSELEELQAQKEVGTEKEVHAELETNAAVEKIEKPASGDWVQEDWVEFAAPENEAQQQQGDNPITSAEEPSQLLSADIEALLQALKEEVQAEKASCTELEGQLQESQASLSLRESELLVLGKELQALREKESQIEHVYEELEALREKCLQAQTYAEAVKAELEAAAKGAASDSAESTIAILQTEVGEFKQFLSNKNDEIMELSQQLGEQSSLLQSMQETVYEKDQSIASLQEGLRAEKEKSQRLEAEVPQRQEEEKGSNSKILQLQQKLKAALISRKEALKENKSQKEQLASTEKVITELHQKMEAREVELEKLRAERERLIEEVDRTLVENQSLEGSCESLKLAMEGMLTEKDFCKREAESAKEEAARACREWEEKLNGMKDEYETLLKSYENVSDEAERVRRVLEAARQERKELVARARTHETARQEAERQKEEAQKEVDTVKDKMRKFAKTKQQKIMDLEEENESLREMDEKKGIRREDNALKGELERLKDEFEALKADLNATTAQRDSLEQQVVELREQLAQELEKGDRLAPDKTPSSDDVVEETIVAQQSSTVMTKTTQEPVKSQPQDIEPHSQAIESEVAAPETPSVEEMVKIEITEHTQALIDEKLSKMEATLQSERELRQQREAELTAELASLEQRLQESKEKQQTQREEPVKTDMSESEQTVIEGKRMEMEAALHSEREQWQESEAELKVGLASLEQLLQESKDKEQSLMEESSKREAQLQELHSSLEVEKDDLEERLMNQLAQLNGSIAGYQQDATDSRERLAELQREVERLERERAELEALAESERDRAARLEEDKRQAQRERAEAEAESGKQRELEQQLKSAQRVKEGSQSRAKQLEELLREKQLEVRQMQKDCIQYQERISEMAREGKALQLGSNEVHKELGQACLERTKVTDALKKTEAELSSCKAQLVEAQTEASQAQAERRACEQTTLQREAELKAEAEQSLDSVRFRLGAELKHIELRLEESYREREREEDATREAKELADTAERQAQQMQTRLDESLARLAAFSRCMSSLQDDRDRVLDETRQWESRFNSTLQGKEAEVREGETRSRDLAEQLQKETARREELQLTVDRLQKADEQWQLKWEQEEKRLRENQAALEQEREELQKSLAQTETSLADARAKLASLESEAEGLRHRTQALEEAVGKLQGETNEARSQLKEREAEGRRLGLSVEQLETDLRSSKTLTESLQTELSEKERREVELLGEKEQAVTQAAEESRREADSRAQEAEKELEERREEVRGLEDRLRKAEEESSHSKARLDAFTKAMGSLQDDRDRVLGMYKQLEEKHLQVMMEKDALIQEAAAENNSLKEELRSLLVQRDDLHAEKAKLSAQLHGYRDDLTQVLTMKESQHKQLLSGQLERIATLEKEKEELGAKIKSLEGGEALVQAVERETLSQAGDSGNMQVRDAPGAEVEKLREQLQAARTQVESLEESLAKEREVQEARQKELKELRWEGGVTRTESETAAERVAELARDLLTMEQRLLEEREVAGQLRAQNQAFGKAMASLQGSRDQALSQAQELSLRLEEMSRAGGQQTPTMCHGGSTAEVWGLKNALSALQNDRERLLEQLQRQHSELTRLGGGELSRLSQELEEERRRAEEMVDRMRELDNLRQRENQELEILRLEQVDWQAQAEVLKQQTLVTLSDRDQQVRQLGAMLEEARATRPKPPEEHHQRQAPVEADLSSKVGVLQSESGPLNELQLREQRITQLSNKLSQVFEENRHLSSQFQGSSQRLDEAESRCTALQRQLQELHEDKRKGTGEVDSAPGAPQQHSGPSESESLRVDFKELQRRLDEEQQYRVAVEEQLMAAQDRLKLINQGEWQSAHEGQFSASETAVLIEPPGGSVTRIRSSSGPGLMRMLRVAFCSRQRTPLLVSLYLLTVHVLLLLCLGGYV; encoded by the exons ATGCTCAGCCGGCTGTCCCAGGGCTTTACCAACGTCCTGCAGGAGCTGTCTGGGGACGAGCCCCCCAATGGAGCCCCTCAG GATATGTTGGTCCCCCAACTCCCCCCTGGAGATGCCCCCGGGGCCCCTGAGGAGTCTgggcctggggtggaggaggagcCCCTGGAGATGCTGGCCCATCTGGAGCAGCTGACAGTGCATCTCAAGGAGGTGGTCAGAGATAAGGACAGCCAGCTTGCCACCTTCGAAACGCAGCTCAAG AGCGAAAGGGAGACAGCGGAGGCACGCTTCACTAAACTAAAGCTGCAGGccaaaaccaagatggctgctctgAACAAACAAATTGCTGACCTCAAAGGGCAGGAGGGAGCAACA AGCTCTCCAGACAGCTCCTTCACCAGCTCAGCTCCTGCTGTGGAGGAGGAACTCCAGGAGCTGAGGAAGCAGCTCAGTGAGGTCTCGACCTCGGCTAAGAACCTCCAGGAGCGTCTCCAGATGTCCGAACAGGCCCTGTGTGAAAAGGAAGCCGTACACACGGAGCAG GTTCGTGTGCTTCAGGCAGTTGTCTGTGAAAAGGACGTGCGTTTCCAGGAGCAGATCCAGAAGCATGAGGACGAGCTGCTCAGGGTCACAGTGCAGAGGCAGAACGAGGCTGAGCTGCAGCAG GCTCTACGTGCAGCCCAGCGGCGTTGTGAGGAGCAGGAGGAAGCCATGCGGTCACGCTGCCAGGTGCTGGAGATTCTGCAGGGGGAGCTGAACAATGCCGACCAGCAGAAACAG atcctcacggCTCAGTTCCGCCAGATGGAGCAGGAGCTGGCTGAGGCTGGtaggcagagggaggaggagagacagcagTGGGCTGGGTGGTCCAGCCAGGCCCAGGCAGAGCTGGTGGCCCTCCGAGCCAACCTGGAGGCCTCCGAGAGGGACAGAGCAGCCCAGCTAGCCAACCTGGAGACCTCAGAGCGAGATAGATCAACCCAGATGGAGGAGCTGACAGTGAAACTGGAGTGGGCCGCTAGAGAGCGGGAGGAAGTGACCAACAGAGAAGTAGCCAGGTTGGAGAAGGAGCTTGCTGCCTTAAGAGAGGAGCATGGAGAGGGGCAAAGGGCAGGAGAGGCCCTGGCTGAGTTGTTGACAGGCCTGCGCTCTCTGGCTGGAGAGGGGGCTGAGGAGGACAGTTCTGTTCCCACCGACCCGGCCCTGTGCCTGGGTACACTGCAGACCCTGGAGGCCCGGCTGAAGAGGCTGAGGGTGgagcagagggagagcgaggaaCGCTGCACCCAGGTCACCCACTCCATGGAGACTTTGCAAG AACAACTGGATAAGCGCACCGCAGAAGGCGAAGAGGCAGTTGCTAGGATACAACAGCTGGAGCAGCAAATTGGAATG GCTGCTAGGGAGTCATTGGTCCAGTGTGTGACTGACCCGTCTGTGGAAGAAGTGACTGATGCTGAAAAAG CCCAAATATTGGCTCTGGAGCAGCAGCTATTGGAGAAAGACCATGAGTTGACTGCCCTGCGAGAGAGTCTTGTGCTGGCTAAAGAGCAGGGCTCAAATGATGCATTCAAGGTAAGCGCTGATCAGATTCTAGACCAGAGTGAGGACACCGCCATGGCCCCCTGCGACAGTCCTACAGTGCTGCCAGACCTCCTAGAAGACACGCGAGAGGAGGACACCACCCTGGTGGCAGAGGATTGCGCAATTCTGTCAGTCGCCGCTGATAACGAGAGCAGTCCAGAGCTCATTGAACCCCAGTCTGACTCTCCCGGAGAATCTAAGGGGGCCTCCTCTGATGAGATGGTCACTAGCAGTGACTCCGAGGTGGCCCACAGCAGCTGGACCCTCCTAGAGGCTGTGAACCAAGATGAAGGTCAGCAGTCGCCTCCCATACTGCAGGGCTTTGGCCAGCTCCAGATGCAATCCTGGGAAGAGAACAGCTCTGAGCAGGAAACATCCACAGTCCAGGTGGAGTCCTCATCAGTCATCATCCGTGAGACTGtgcaggtgcacctcagccagcaGGGGGCGACCCTCTCTGACTTTGCCCCTGGACAGGTGTTTGCCCAGGCCTTGGCAGATGAGCTGCAGAACAGGTACAGTGAGCTCATGGCTGAGCTCCAGAGATTGAGAGAGGCTGCCTCAGAGTCACAGGAGAGAACCCAAGGCCTTGAGGAAGAGATTCGGTCCCTGGCAGCTGCCAAGGATGAGGCTGAGTCCCAGGCCCAGAGATTTGAGGAAGAGCTCCAGTCAGCCAGGTCAGAGATGGACACGGTGGCCCAGCACAGTGGCTCCGAGTTGGAGAGGCAGAGCATGGAGATGCATCTCCTGGAGGAGCAGCTGGCCAGCCTGCAGACAGAAGGCCACTCCAAAGAGCAGAAGATCCAGGCTCTGCAGGCAGACCTGGACGAGGCTCAGCACTCTCTCTCTGAGCAGGAGGGCCAGGCCAGGATGCTGAGCGCCCAGCTGGAAGAATGGGAGATCACCACCTCTGAGCTGGAGCAGAAGCTCCAAGACATGGAGGCCAGACTGCTGGAGTTCTCCCAGGCTAGGGACATGGCCAAAGCTGTACTGTCTGAGAGGGACACTGAGATTAACGAGCTGCTACTGCGCATCACCCAGAAAGAGCAGGAGATGATGGAGCTGAGCAATGGCATGTCTGCCAAACTGCTCCAGACCAGTGAGGAGAAGTTCCTAATGAGCACTGAGGTCAAGAAACTGAAGGAGCAGATAATTGAGCTTGAGAATGCTGGAGAAAAGGAGAAAGCGACAGGGGAGAGTCATGTAGAGGATGGTGATGAGCTCACTAGTTTGCGAAAGGACAAAGAGGATCTGACAACCCAAGTGGCCACCATTAAAAAGAGGTTGCAGGCAGCCCTGGTGCAGCGCAAAGAGCTGATGAAAAAAGTTGCAGAGTTTGAGAAAGATGCAGATCAAAGGAAAGGACAAGTAGGGAAAGCAACGGAGGAAGCCCCTGCAAGTGTACCAGCTTTAGAAAAAGACAGAAAACAAGAGGTTATGGCAATTGAGACTACTTTCGAAGAGTTCAGACAAGCCTTGAAGTCCAAAGAAGAGGCCATGGAGGTTTTGGAACAGAAAATCAGCCAGCAGGATCAGGTTTTGGAAGAGACACTTGAAATGAACAGAAGGCTGAGTGAGGGAGCTGAGCAGACTCCAGAGGCTGACACCTCAGCTGAAATCACTGGTTTGCAGTCCCAGGTGGCCTCACTGGAGTCAGATTGCGAAACACTGCAAAAGAAACTGCAGGAGGCCCAGGACTCTTGCAAAGACACTATCTGCAAGGCCAAAGAAAAGGACAGGCACCACCGCGAACAGCTAAAACAGCAAAAGGAAGAGTACAACGGGCTGTTGGAGCGTTTGGAGGAGCAAGTTGGTGAACGAGATGGGCTGTTGACTAGACTGAGCGAGCTCGAGGAACTGCAGGCACAGAAAGAGGTGGGCACAGAGAAGGAAGTACATGCTGAGCTGGAGACCAACGCTGCAGTGGAGAAGATTGAGAAGCCAGCTTCAGGAGATTGGGTCCAGGAAGACTGGGTGGAATTTGCAGCTCCTGAGAATGaagcacaacaacaacaaggtgATAATCCAATTACCAGTGCCGAGGAACCCTCTCAGCTACTTTCAGCTGACATTGAGGCCTTATTACAAGCTCTGAAAGAAGAGGTCCAGGCTGAGAAGGCATCTTGTACAGAGTTGGAGGGCCAACTACAGGAGAGCCAGGCTAGCCTGTCACTCAGGGAAAGTGAGCTTCTAGTGCTGGGCAAAGAGTTGCAGGccctgagagagaaggagagccagATTGAACATGTCTATGAGGAGTTGGAGGCTCTGAGGGAGAAGTGTCTACAGGCTCAGACCTATGCAGAAGCTGTGAAAGCAGAGTTGGAGGCTGCGGCCAAGGGAGCCGCCTCAGACTCCGCTGAGTCCACCATTGCCATCCTGCAGACAGAGGTGGGGGAATTCAAGCAGTTCCTGAGCAACAAGAACGATGAGATCATGGAGCTTAGCCAGCAGCTGGGTGAGCAAAGCTCCCTCCTCCAGTCCATGCAAGAGACAGTGTATGAGAAGGACCAGTCGATCGCCTCCCTGCAGGAAGGCCTGAGGGCAGAGAAGGAAAAGAGCCAGAGACTGGAGGCCGAGGTCCCCCAGAGGCAAGAGGAAGAGAAAGGCAGCAACTCCAAGATCCTGCAGCTTCAGCAGAAGCTCAAGGCTGCCCTTATCTCCCGCAAAGAGGCCCTCAAAGAGAACAAAAGCCAGAAAGAACAGTTGGCCTCCACTGAGAAAGTCATCACTGAACTGCATCAGAAGATGGAGGCTAGAGAAGTCGAGCTGGAGAAGctgagagcagaaagagagaggctgataGAGGAGGTTGATCGGACCTTGGTGGAGAACCAGAGCCTTGAGGGGTCCTGCGAGAGCCTCAAGCTGGCCATGGAGGGTATGCTGACAGAGAAAGACTTCTGTAAAAGAGAGGCAGAGTCTGCCAAAGAGGAGGCTGCCCGGGCATGCAGAGAATGGGAGGAGAAGCTGAATGGGATGAAGGATGAGTATGAGACTCTGCTAAAGTCCTATGAGAACGTGAGTGATGAGGCAGAGCGTGTGAGACGTGTGCTGGAAGCTGCTAGGCAGGAGAGGAAGGAGCTTGTTGCTAGAGCCAGGACCCACGAGACGGCCAGGCAGGAGGCTGAACGGCAGAAAGAAGAGGCCCAGAAAGAGGTGGACACTGTCAAAGACAAGATGAGGAAGTTTGCCAAGACCAAGCAGCAGAAAATCATGGATTTAGAGGAGGAGAACGAGAGTCTCAGAGAGATGGATGAAAAGAAAGGAATAAGAAGGGAGGACAATGCACTCAAAGGAGAACTTGAAAGACTCAAAGATGAGTTTGAGGCTCTGAAAGCTGATTTGAATGCCACTACGGCACAGAGGGACTCCTTAGAACAGCAAGTTGTTGAGTTGAGGGAGCAACTAGCCCAAGAGCTAGAGAAAGGGGACAGATTAGCTCCAGATAAAACCCCCAGCTCTGATGATGTAGTGGAGGAGACCATTGTTGCCCAGCAGTCTAGTACAGTCATGACTAAAACTACCCAAGAGCCAGTTAAGAGCCAGCCTCAGGACATAGAGCCACATAGCCAGGCCATAGAGTCTGAGGTAGCTGCACCTGAAACTCCCTCTGTTGAGGAGATGGTGAAGATCGAAATAACTGAACATACACAGGCCCTAATTGATGAGAAATTGAGCAAAATGGAGGCAACCCTACAGTCAGAGAGGGAACTGAGGCAACAGCGCGAGGCTGAACTCACTGCTGAGCTGGCCTCTCTGGAGCAGCGCCTTCAGGAGAGTAAAGAGAAGCAACAGAcccagagggaggagccagtgAAGACGGATATGTCTGAAAGTGAACAGACCGTAATTGAGGGAAAACGGATGGAAATGGAGGCAGCCCTGCATTCAGAGAGGGAACAGTGGCAAGAGAGTGAGGCTGAACTCAAGGTTGGACTAGCCTCTCTGGAGCAGCTCCTTCAGGAGAGTAAAGATAAGGAACAGAGCCTGATGGAAGAGAGCTCTAAAAGGGAAGCCCAACTCCAGGAGCTCCACAGCAGCCTGGAGGTAGAGAAGGACGACCTAGAGGAGCGTCTGATGAACCAGCTGGCCCAGCTGAATGGCAGCATCGCCGGCTACCAGCAGGACGCGACAGACAGCCGGGAGCGTCTTGCGGAGCtgcagagggaggtggagagactggagagggaGCGGGCTGAACTGGAAGCCCTGGCCGAGAGCGAGAGGGACCGGGCAGCCAGGCTGGAGGAGGACAAGAGGCAGGCCCAGAGAGAGCGGGCCGAGGCAGAGGCAGAGTCAGGGAAGCAGAGGGAGCTGGAGCAGCAGCTGAAGTCCGCCCAGAGGGTGAAAGAGGGCAGCCAGAGCCGGGCAAAGCAGCTGGAGGAGCTgctgagagagaagcagctggagGTGCGCCAGATGCAGAAGGACTGCATCCAGTACCAGGAAAGGATCAGTGAGATGGCCAGGGAGGGCAAGGCTTTGCAACTGGGCAGCAACGAGGTCCACAAAGAGCTTGGGCAAGCCTGTCTTGAGAGGACCAAAGTCACAGACGCTTTGAAGAAGACTGAGGCTGAGCTATCTAGCTGCAAAGCCCAGCTGGTTGAGGCCCAGACAGAGGCCAGCCAGGCCCAAGCTGAGAGGAGAGCCTGTGAGCAGACCACTctacagagagaggctgagttGAAAGCAGAGGCAGAGCAGAGCCTGGACTCTGTGAGGTTCAGGCTGGGAGCCGAGCTGAAGCATATTGAGCTGAGGTTGGAGGAGTCTTaccgggagagggagagagaggaggatgccaCCCGGGAGGCAAAAGAGCTGGCTGACACCGCTGAGAGACAGGCCCAGCAGATGCAGACCCGCCTGGATGAGTCTCTGGCCCGACTGGCTGCCTTCTCGCGCTGTATGTCCTCCCTGCAGGACGACAGGGACCGCGTGCTGGATGAGACCCGGCAGTGGGAGAGTCGTTTCAACAGCACCCTCCAGGGGAAggaggctgaggtgcgggagggaGAGACCCGGTCCAGAGATCTGGCTGAACAGCTGCAGAAAGAGACCGCTCGGAGAGAAGAGCTACAGCTTACAGTGGACAG ACTGCAGAAAGCAGACGAGCAGTGGCAGCTGAAATGGGAGCAGGAAGAGAAGAGGCTCCGCGAGAACCAGGCTGCCCtggagcaggagagggaggagcttCAGAAGTCCCTAGCCCAGACCGAGACCTCCCTGGCTGACGCTCGCGCCAAGCTGGCCTCCCTGGAGAGCGAGGCGGAGGGGCTCCGCCACAGAACCCAGGCCCTGGAAGAGGCAGTTGGGAAGCTGCAGGGAGAGACCAACGAGGCCAGGTCCCAGCTGAaggagagggaagcagagggGAGGAGGCTGGGCCTGAGCGTGGAACAACTGGAGACAGACCTGCGCTCCTCCAAGACCCTGACAGAGAGCCTGCAGACAGAGctgagtgagaaggagaggagagaggtggagctgCTGGGGGAGAAGGAGCAAGCCGTGACCCAG GCTGCAGAGGAGTCCAGGAGGGAGGCTGACTCCAGGGCCCAGGAGGCTGagaaggagctggaggagaggagagaggaggtgcggGGTCTGGAGGACCGGCTGCGGAaggcagaggaggagagcagcCACAGCAAAGCCAGGCTGGATGCCTTCACCAAGGCCATGGGCTCTTTACAGGACGACAGAGACAGAGTACTTGGCATGTACAAACAGCTGGAGGAGAAACATCTGCAG GTGATGATGGAAAAGGATGCTCTGATCCAGGAGGCTGCTGCGGAGAATAACAGTCTGAAGGAGGAGCTGCGCTCCCTATTGGTCCAGAGGGATGACCTCCACGCAGAGAAGGCCAAGCTATCTGCCCAGCTTCATGGCTACAGGGACGATCTTACCCAGGTCCTCACCATGAAGGAGTCCCAGCACAAGCAGCTCTTGTCCGGCCAGCTTGAGCGCATCGCTACCCtggagaaggagaaagaagagCTAGGGGCTAAGATCAAGAgcctggagggaggggaggcttTAGTTCAGGCGGTAGAGAGGGAGACCCTCAGCCAGGCTGGTGATAGTGGAAACATGCAGGTGAGAGACGCTCCTGGGGCGGAGGTAGAGAAGCTGAGGGAGCAGCTGCAGGCTGCCAGGACCCAGGTGGAGAGCCTGGAGGAGAGCCTTGCCAAGGAAAGAGAGGTGCAGGAGGCTCGGCAGAAGGAGCTGAAAGAACTGCGTTGGGAGGGAGGGGTGACGCGGACGGAGTCGGAGACAGCGGCCGAGAGGGTGGCCGAGCTGGCCCGAGACCTGCTGACCATGGAGCAGaggctgctggaggagagggaggtggccGGCCAGCTCCGGGCCCAGAACCAGGCGTTCGGCAAGGCCATGGCGTCACTACAGGGTAGCAGGGATCAGGCACTCAGCCAGGCCCAGGAACTCAGCCTCAGACTGGAGGAGATGAGCAGGGCAGGGGGCCAGCAGACACCCACCATGTGCCATGGAGGATCCACTGCAGAGGTGTGGGGACTGAAGAACGCCCTGTCAGCCCTGCAGAACGACAGGGAGAGACTG TTGGAACAGCTGCAGCGGCAGCACTCAGAGCTCACTCGACTGGGAGGAGGAGAGCTGTCTAGACTCAGCCAGGagctagaggaggagaggaggagggctgagGAGATGGTGGACAGGATGAGGGAGCTGGACAACCTGAGGCAGAGGGAGAACCAGGAACTAGAAATTCTCAG gctGGAGCAGGTTGACTGGCAGGCCCAGGCAGAGGTCCTGAAGCAGCAGACCCTAGTCACCCTCTCGGACCGTGACCAGCAGGTGCGCCAGCTCGGTGCCATGTTGGAGGAGGCCCGCGCCACCAGGCCCAAACCACCGGAGGAACACCACCAGAGacag GCACCTGTTGAGGCAGACCTGTCATCTAAAGTAGGGGTCCTTCAATCAGAGAGTGGCCCGCTGAATGAGCTTCAGCTGCGAGAGCAGCGGATTACACAGCTCAGTAAtaag ctcTCGCAGGTGTTTGAGGAGAACCGCCATCTCTCCTCCCAGTTCCAAGGCAGTTCCCAGAGGCTGGATGAGGCCGAGAGCCGCTGCACTGCCCTCCAGAGGCAGCTCCAGGAACTGCATGAAGACAAGCGCAAG GGGACAGGGGAAGTGGACAGTGCCCCCGGAGCTCCTCAGCAGCACAGTGGCCCTTCAGAGAGCGAGAGTCTCAGGGTGGATTTTAAAGAGCTCCAGCGCAG ACTGGATGAAGAGCAGCAGTATAGGGTGGCTGTGGAGGAGCAGCTAATGGCTGCCCAGGACCGCCTCAAACT GATCAACCAGGGTGAATGGCAGTCGGCCCACGAAGGGCAGTTCTCTGCTTCTGAGACAGCTGTCCTCATTGAGCCACCAGGAGGCTCTGTTACCCGA aTTCGGAGCAGCAGCGGGCCAGGCCTGATGAGAATGCTGCGTGTGGCCTTCTGCTCTCGCCAGCGCACACCCCTGCTGGTGTCCCTCTACCTGCTCACCGTGCACGTCCTGCTACTGCTCTGCCTGGGGGGTTACGTTTAG